AGGGACGGACTAATCCTGTACTCACTCAAAGTGAGCGCCACGCAGagatgacatctggacatctTCAAATTGAGCGTCAAGGTTCAGACATTTCCTCCATACAAGCTCCCGCCAGACAACCAGTTTGAAGGGTTCGAATGATGTTCCTTTCGCGTCATCACCCTCCCAAGGCATAATGTACGTCTACGCAGACGTGTCACGGTCCAGAGAGACGCATGCGGAAGAGGGTGCCTGGCCAAAGCTCGCCACTTGCCCTGGCAAAGGAAAAGTCACCGACTCTCTGGAACCCCCGTCCTTCGTAATACCTACGCGTGTGTAAGCCAATCTGTATCGTTCCGGGCTCCGAGTGGGAAAGGTCACCTGTTCAACTTGCCGTGGTTGCCTGCCCAGCAGTCCACGTACAAGGCgtctttgttcttctcccGTCCGCGGCGCTTAGCAGCCTCGATCAATGCGGCGCCGACACCCTTGTGAAGAGGCGTTGTCCTGTAGTCTGAAATGAGGACTTCCAGGAAGATGAACTGCTTCGCCTGGTCGACCTCGGGCTTCATCTCCTCGCGCTCCGTGATGTACGCCGGCAACGAGTCTTCGCGTATCATGGCGAGCCCAACTCGGGTCGGAGGCCGCTGGCCCTGCTCGACTTCGGCGATTAAGATGTTCAGAGGGTCGTCTTCGCGCTCCGACTTGTGGACCGACTCTACCGTCTCCTGCTCGAAGCCGTCCTTTTCGGAGAAGAGCTTCTCCCCCCACATTCGCGCCGCGCCGATGGATCTCAGGTACGGGATGGTGGAGTCGAAtgccgccatgatgaactgcgcgtcgtcgccggccgaGCGTGCGGGCCGGATGTGGAACTGGTTGATCTGAGGCATGgtgcgccgccgtcgccgtgggGAAAGGTAGCGATTGCAAGGTCGGGGTTGGGATTGTGATACCAGACGGAATGATTGGATGGTCTGTTCGCCCCTCGGTCTGCCCGGCGTCAATATAGCTAATATAGGGCCGCCAATCTAGTATGATGAGAGTACTTGAACGCGGGGCAGAATTGCCTGCCGTGATTTAGTGACTGTTCGCCATGTTACGAAGTCCCGTGTTAGTCGTATTCTCGAGGTAGACTTGGACTAAATGGCTCTTGAAAGGAATCATGTACCCAAGGTGAGTTTATGGCACGGGTGGTTCAAGCTACTAGATCTCTTGAAATGGGGACCATGTGTCAACAAGAACATGCATTATTTACGAGGTAATTATACCTCCCTGCAATATGTTACAGAAATGGAGAATGTATGGCAATGCGCACAGTAGAAAAGGGAGCTGAATTTGACGACATTGATAATGTTGAATTGATCGTTGTCTTGAAATAACCCTGAAAATCCTCCCTTTGCCCCTACTCAAAACCCCTGAAAATCCCTGTCGAGGTCCCTTTTGACCTGAACCTCACTTGAGCCCTAGAAAAGGCAACCGTTGCGACCGACAAGCTCGTAAGAGCTCTGTTTCCTCCAACAAGACAGGCCAAGGCCTAGTCTCCCTTATTTCCATCTCGGTAAAAGGCCAGATTGTGCAACGAGTTACAGTCGAAGTCTGTGTTCTGGCCATCCGTAGCCCACTTCGGTGCAATATGTCCGTGGTCCTTCGTGACGTTACCGAAGTCTGTACACGGGTTTAGCATGTATCCATGGCATGATCCCAAGACGTTATACTGACCAGAGCAAAAAACACGCATCATTTCACTGCGAATTAGAGCGCTGATCAGACCGTCTTTGTTTGACCAGTCCTTCCAGTTCTTTGACGCGAAGAAGCGGTCTACCCAGATGGATGGCGACAATTGCGCCATATCGGGAAAGCACTCGTTTGAAGAATATCGAGACATCGAGGTAAGCCTCGGCCAAAGAAAGAAGATCAGGTTGTTTCTTCAGCAAATACTCGCATATGTTATTTGACGTGTCCAACTCTATAACCACCCTCCATAGGGCCATGTTTTTGACTTCGTTTTTATCAACCATGGTTGCGAACAGGTCGTTTCGCATGAAGGCTTCCATTGCGGCCTTGGCGCCAAGATCGGAAAGAACAATGCTCTGGAACGTCAGGGCTTCCCTGTGCAAGTCATTCGTTATCAGATATTTGTACCAACAGCCAGAGCAAGGACATGGTATTGGAGGAAGTTGGAAGGGCACGTCGAAATATTTTTCTTCCACTTCCAGTTGGTTTGACCTGCTCGCAGCTGTGATGATACGCATATACACTTCGATTGCGTAAACCTGGATGATGCTGACCCCGCGACGAGAGTTGACGCTGTATGTTGATTTCATGGAGTTCCAGAATCCGAGAGCCTCGCTGAGCTTCTCCTGTGTTATTCCATCTAAAAGTGTCCCGGCCAAGATTTTCATGAGTCGGACAAGATGCTCCAAATCCACCCGATCTGTGTCTCGGCATTGAGGAAGGGACTCGAGTTGAAACTTGTCAACAGTAGTGCTGAACGTGGAGTACAATCCCTGCATTAAAAGCATTTCCGTATACTCCATAAAGACACAAACATGGTGCTCATGGCCTCTAAGCCATCTCTCGAAACGCCTGGAGGCTTCTTCAAAGAGGCCAAGATGAACCCATCCAAGAAAGCTCCGAAGCTTGGCCAAAATATCCTTATCGAGATCCACCACAGGACGAGCGATTGGGAAATCCATTGTAAAAGGGCTTCGGTAGGGGGActtgggaaaaaaaatgaatCTGATGACTTCCGTGATGTCGagggtccttggttttttcGTGGCCCTTGGCATGGTGAGGTCCTATTtatacaaaaaaaagggaggaGTGGTTTTGGAGCCCCCAGACCCAAGGCGTCTCACAAGTTGTAGTCATTATCCTCTTGTTCAGTTATTGTTGGGTCACAGAAATGACCTGTGCCGTGATGTTGCTTGAACTCCATGGGCACACCGTCTGAACACTCAATGGGCGATTGACCCTCTCCCCTTGCAACTCTTTGTGAACCGGACTGACTCCAATGAATACCCTGTTTGACTGCTATATATAACCTTCATATTGCATCATTCAGAGGTCGCAAGCTCACCGACGCGACAGTGAATCTGGTTCAGATGGCAAGCTCGATGAACTCTGCATGAACTTTTGGGCCATCAGTGCCACTGcgacgttcaatgttggtccaTGTCACCTCATACGCAAGCTTTCTCAAGGCTGTCTGCTATGAATGTGTCATTTGATTGTGTCTGATGACGGCTGCCGTGCAGTCAGCAAATTGCCCCCCGCAAGGCACATGCAGTCGCCACATGTCTGGTCGATGCATTGAGTGTTCTGTGAGAGCTGGTGTAGCCTGGGCTCGTGGTGGCTGTGACGGCTTGGGGGCAGGGTAACAGGGCTTGGAACGAAGTGTTCTATTCAGACTATAATAATCGACTTTGGGATATCAAATGCCCTCGAGTTTccacgaagccgtcgagggACGGAAACCCCCTATAAATACAACAAGTCGGCGAGGGCTtgtgcctgaggcagccaTCGCCGAGAAGTTaggaccagacatggaactACTGGGGGCCTcgtggcctttgcctttgcctttgttgttgtctggtgtaacctttgttggcccaacgccctttGTTGTGAGCCAACCGTGTAGCAGTACGTCACCACACCacttcccccccttcccaTTGTTCTGGTTTTGACACCCCTCAGGACCGTCCTCTTTGTTGCAGCGTAGACTGGCTCAAAATGGCTCCAAAACCGAGAGTTGTTCGCATGGAAAGGGACGACCTTGCCTGGGAGAAAAGTGATGAAGAGGTCGAGTCGTGGGAGAGGTCTCTTCACAAATCGGATCTTTACCGTGGTATCGCCAGCCTTATACAAAAATACAAGCCTGGCGATGCTGTAGAGCTTCACACACCGATCAGGGGCGGATACAATGTATTCTATCGGCTGGAATACAGGGACGGCACGTCTGCTGCGATGAAGATCCCCTGTAAAGGTATTTCGATATATTGCCTGCTCGTCTCAAAAGACATGACTAAAAATCAGAACAGCTGTTGTCAAGTTCCCCGAAGAGAAGACCAAGTACGAGGTGGCTACAATGCGTTACGTCGCGGCAAACACCACTATTCCTGTGCCCAAGATATACCATTACGGAACTGCGGCAGAGAATCCTactggccttggccctttTATTATCATGGATTATATAGAGCATAACAGGACACTGTCTCATGCATTAAACGACCCTGACCTTGAGCCGGACGACTCCCACGTCCTGGACGCCAACATCAGCGACCAAAAGCTTGAGTTTCTCTACAGACAAATGGCCAACATTATCCTCCAGCTATCTACGCTATCATTCCCCCGAATAGGTTCATTGGTTCAGGATAAAGACGGAGCCTTTTCTATTTCGGGACAACCTCTTTTTCAGAACATGAACTCCTTGGTTGAGTTTGCAGGGGTAGTCCCATCACTACTACCATCGCAACAATACTGCACCTCGACAGAGTAGtacgccgccatggctgataTGCATCTGGCATAAATAACGTTCTAGCACAATGACGCTGTtgtcgatgaggatgacgcaCGCGACAAATATGTTGCTCGGCGGCTGTTTCGGCGACTGGCATCCAGCGGGCAACTTGCACGTGGATTTAATTCTaagcagcagcttcatcgCGAAGCTATGTTTCGGCTGTACTCTGAAGATTTACGCCCATCCAACgtcttaattaataaacaTCTTCGTGTGGTGGGTATTATAGACTAGGAGTTTGCCTATGCTACCCCGGTATCATTTCCCTTTAACCCGCCCTGGTGGCTGCTCTTAAAGAGCCCGGAGTACTGGCCTGGCGGGTATGATTCATGGATGGAGGTATATGAACCCCGTTTAAATACATTTTTACGTGTTTTGGGGGATAAGGAGAGGGAGATAAAGGCGCAAAACTCATCGTCCTGTACAAAAAACACAGGGGTGCCCCTTTCACAATTAATGAGAAGGAGCTGGGAGAGGAAATCGTGGATGATTAATTATGCGGCTAGAAACAGCTAGGCTTTTGACTTTATATTTTGGAGGTAATTGGATGGCGCCTACTTTAGGCGAAATAAGGATGAAGATTATTAAGGGAGACTAGACCTACTTTCAAAAGAGGAAACGGAGGCGATGGAAGCTTTAGTCAAGATAAAGATGGAGGAAAGTGCCGACAGGACACTCGTTAAGTGGGACCATGATGGCGCCGTGGCCCAgatagccaaggccatggttTGAGCCTGGTTCGACTAATACTGCTGcttcattcaatgttggcggaagattggcaaacttgcccataaggtcaactggttcaaCTTGACTCCTCCTTGCAGGGGCCGTATAGTCGACCTCGCGGAACTACCTTTCATCGTCAACAAGGTGCATGAGTCAAACAACGTTATTTTCGGAGCCGCAATACAGACACTCGTTCACGTGGCATTTTCCGTTGCCCTGACTTTTCCACGGAGTCCGCCGAGGGATGCCCCGGAGGAGCATGTTCGTCGTGGCCCGTCTTGATTCGAAAGGCAGATTTTCTCATACAACCACGATGGAATATAGAATGTCAAGACGAATTGTTCATCATTGGATTTGAACATGGAATCTTTCAGTTTCACAGGCATCGTGAAGCATTGTTAATCACGTGAGCCTCGTGAGCCGTAACGCAAGCAAGACATCCAAATTCCTTAAGAAGCCCCGAATAACAATGCGAAAGTTTGTTGACAAAAAACACTGCTACCAACTTTGAACATCATGCAGGCCCAGCTAGGAAAATTCATACGTGTCAGCGCGTTCCTAGCATCGCTCGTGACGACGGCAGGCTTCGTGACAGCGGAATCGCCTAATATCAGTCAGCTGCGAGCCGACCTGACTTCTCTCGCCAATACTCTACGATGGAATATCACTACCCAGGACACCTATGCACCTGTGCAGCAGGCAGCTCTTTCTGCCTACTCGACCCTGACCTCCGTGGCCCGCAAACATCACAAGGCAATTCCGCAGGCGGACCAGTTCTCCGAGACTCTTGAGCGTCTTATTGCCGAAAGCCGATACCTGGTAGACTTGTCCGCGCCCGCAGACTATGAACCAAGTGTTTTAGACTCGGTCATGTTCCTGACGGGAAGCGTCGACGAATGGCGATTTACCATCGACACCATCAGCACGAAATTGGAGCTGCCCTCCAGCTACCAAGCTCCGCGACTTAGACAgagcaccgccgccaccggcATCAACCGCGAGACTGCTCCGGGGACCGAGTTCCGCGATGCTGACACAGGACCAGTCATGGTCGTCATCCCTACCGGAACTTTCACCGCAGGCTCTACCCCCGAGGAACACGAGCGCTGGCAGGTTCCGCAAAACCGGCGCGATTTCGAGCTGCCGCAACGAAGAGTCAGCATCGCCACCCCTCTAGCCATCGGCAAGACAGAAGTCACGGTAGACGAGTTCGACACCTTTGTCCGGGAGACCAGCTACCAGCCGCGAGGCGGAGCACGCTGGTGGAATCCAGACAACAGCACCGCCATGGTCTTCAACCAAGACCTAAACTACCTCAACCCGGGGTTCGCCCAGACCCCCGACTCGCCGgtcgtcgccatcacaaGGCAAGACGCCGTAGCCTACGCAGACTGGCTGTCCGCCATCACCGGAGCCACGTACCGGCTTCCCACGGAGGACGAATGGGAGTGGGCAGCCCGCGGCGGCACCCAGGACACCTTCTTCTGGGGAAACCAGCTGGACGACGTCGTCTCGTACGCCAACAGCTTCGACATCACGTCCAAGAGGGTCAATGGCTTCCGCTGGGCTAATACCCCggtcgacgacggcttcGCGTGGACCGCCCCCGTGGCTTCCTTCCAGCCCAACGCCTTTGGGCTATACGACGTGACGGCAAACGCTAGGGAGTTTTGCGCAGATACATGGGTACGGGACCTGAGCGATGCCGCGGCCGATGGCTCCGTTCATGTTGGCGCCGCGCCGTTTCCGGTGGTGCGCGGCGGCGCTTGGAATTACCAGCCGCAGAATCTGAGGATCAACTATCGCAGCGCGTACTTTTCTAGCGAGGTCGCTACCAACATGTTTGGTTTTCGGTTGGTGCGGGAGCTCTGATGCTTGGGAGGCAGATTCAGGCGCTTGGGCGATGTACAAGACTGTGATGCCAATAAACGAGTCTGGTTGTTCTAAGGGTAGGTAAAGGGGCGGTGGCTAGTGGAGGATATTATTCCGGCTTTTACTAgctattaaatttaagctcATTCAGggttattaaattatttataaaaattacttaaataaacGCGGTATAATCTGTAATTATGCGTAGCTCGAACTAGCCACCTTGGATGGTATTATTAGTGTGGGTTTATAGGTTGAAAATTGCCAGCTCACCAAAAGTCTTGTTAATAGAAACCGCCCAAGGTATTCCTCGCTTTCGCTGGATAGTAGGGAACACCTTACCATAGTCAAATACAGGAAAGCAACTGATCCCAGCCTTCACCTACACGGGTCCGTGGCAGCCGGGGGCAAGGGGGTCCGTCTCTTTACATACGGAGCAGCCGTCGTTGTTTCAtgtaaaagcttattaaaacaccagacatggaccttgCGCAACATTTGCGACAGGAACCTTGCTCGTGTTACTTGGTGGCTAACTGCCCCTTGTCATGCCAGGGCAGTGacacgtcaactggtaccaGGGGTCATATTATGCAAAGGCAAAAGCGATATTGATTATGCGTGAAATAGTAGTGTTACGtaaatgtctggtactatAGCTAAATCTTCTTTCCTCCTATGCACGGCAGACGGTGCCGGCCCGTCTTTTACATGCAGCGAGGCGCACTAGTGCCATCTTCAAGCCATTGACTGATCGACACAACTATCGCCAGATCTACCAGCCTCGGCGGTGGTGTCACGCCAATATGCGCTTACATCCGACCGACGACTTGGACGGCTCGTCCGATCGCCGTCCTACGCTTAGCGCCCGTCTGCGTCTCTCGAAATCTCACAGGCGGTTGGTTATCATTCTCGttatcctctttcttttacTGCCAAAATATGTGTTCAATATTGCCAGAGTCACCAAAGTCAAAGAGCACCCGGCATCCAACCCGGGATTATCGCCAGAGGCAAATCCGGCGCCCATTCTCGCCTCGGTGGCCGCAGGGGACAGTATAGCGTCACATTATTTGCCCAATGCCGTGCTACATGCAGAGCGAAAAGCTCTCGTCTCTTCCAACGGCAAATGGCGAGTGCATCTTACCGATGACAGCGAGCTCATCTTGGAGACGGATCGGGATGGAACATGGAGCCCGGTCTGGTGGACGAATAGCAGGAGATACAGGAGAAAAGACTCGGCACCAGAGACCTCCTACATGACCATAGATGCAGGCGGCGCGGTCCAGATCCTCGCCAGGACCATGGATGGGGATAGACATGCCGCAACCGACCGACGCTGGGACTCTGTGCTTTCGGGCCGCTGCTTGCCCGTCGAGGGGGATGCAATGCTGCTGGCGGCTCCGGGGCCGCAATCACTGGCACTCGATAATCACGGTCGGCTGCTTGTCTTTGACGGAGAGTCAAAGCTGGCATGTCTCTTGTATGACGACACATTTGACCAATCTCCGACTCTACACCAAACAGTGAATTTGACAATCGCCGAAGAGGAGCAGCCGGATCCCGAGCAAAACAGGTGGCCCATGTTCAAAAATTCCGACAAGTTATCCAGTCTCCAGCTTCGAGCAATGCTGGAGGCCGATCTAGCCAAAACCAACGAATCCCTCAAGCTAAGCAGGAAACAGCTCGAAACTGTTTTCAATACCGCCATCGTCCTGCCATCCTTTCACGGCCACTTCGAATTCTGCATCAAATTCCTACGGTATCGTGGCTCTCAGGCACATGTTGCGATGCGCCGATCCGCTAACAGTCTAGAGCAGATCCATGATACGACACTGCGTGGATTGCCACCTGTGGCAAATTAACCTGGTTCTTGTAAGCGAAGATGTGGAGCAA
The DNA window shown above is from Metarhizium brunneum chromosome 1, complete sequence and carries:
- the SUMF1 gene encoding Formylglycine-generating enzyme produces the protein MQAQLGKFIRVSAFLASLVTTAGFVTAESPNISQLRADLTSLANTLRWNITTQDTYAPVQQAALSAYSTLTSVARKHHKAIPQADQFSETLERLIAESRYLVDLSAPADYEPSVLDSVMFLTGSVDEWRFTIDTISTKLELPSSYQAPRLRQSTAATGINRETAPGTEFRDADTGPVMVVIPTGTFTAGSTPEEHERWQVPQNRRDFELPQRRVSIATPLAIGKTEVTVDEFDTFVRETSYQPRGGARWWNPDNSTAMVFNQDLNYLNPGFAQTPDSPVVAITRQDAVAYADWLSAITGATYRLPTEDEWEWAARGGTQDTFFWGNQLDDVVSYANSFDITSKRVNGFRWANTPVDDGFAWTAPVASFQPNAFGLYDVTANAREFCADTWVRDLSDAAADGSVHVGAAPFPVVRGGAWNYQPQNLRINYRSAYFSSEVATNMFGFRLVREL